GGATGATCACAGCAGGTTCGGAAACCACGGGACAGGTCAGGTCTCCGCCGTCTACCAGCTGGCAGCGACCGGGACGGCCTTTAGGGGCGGCTATGGCACCGCCTTCCGGGCCCCCAGCCTGAGCGACCTGTTCTTTCCGGGGTTCAGCAACCCCGACCTCCAACCCGAACGCAGCCGCACCTGGGAGGTTGGCACCGAGCAGAGGCTCTTCGGAAGTCTGGTCACCCTCAGTGCGACGTACTTCCATACCCGGTTCACCGACCTGATTGTGCTTGATCCGTTCTTCATCCCCCAGAATATCGGGAGCGCCCGGTCGAAGGGGGTCGAAGCGGCCATCGAGATTCGGCCGGTCGAGGGGCTGAGCCTGAAGGGCAGCTACACCTTCATGGAGCCGATCGACCGGACTACCAGGCAGCCTCTCCTCCGGCGCCCGAAGCACCTCGGCAGCGTAGCGGCGATCTACCAGTTCGGTCGGCGCTACAGCCTCGCCGCCACGGCGCTATTCGTCGGCGAGCGGCCCGACGTACAGCCCGGGACTTTTCCCGTCGTTACCGTCCTGAACAGTGGATATGCCAAGGTGGACCTGGCCGCCAGCGCCGTCCTGGCCGAAGCGCTGGGGCCACTCCACAGCCTCCGCCTGACGGCGAAGATCGAGAACCTCCTCGACAAGGAATACGAGGACGTCCTGGGATTCCCGGCGTTCGGCCTGACCTATCTGGTGGGTCTAGAGGCTAACTTCTGATGAGGTGAGATGGAATCAGAAGCGGTGGGTCGAGAAGGGTCAGGAAGTCTCCGCGGTCCGCTAGCGGCTTCCCTGCTGCTGCATGTGGCGCTCCTCGGGCTGATCGCCCTGGGACTTCCGCGGACCGGGCCGGAGCCGGTGGCCGCGCTCGAAGTGCGTCTGGTCTCGCTCGAGACCGAGGACCCAGGCGGCTTGGGTGGGGGAGAGAGCACGGCGCAGTATTCTCCGACCGGAGCCGGCGCGGGGTCGCCGCCCGCGCCGGCCGGTGCCGCGCCGGTGGCCCGCCCTCAGGCTCCGCCGCCGGCGCAACCCCTCGCTCCGCAGCCCCTGGCTCGGTCGGCACCCCACGAGCCCCTGTCTGTCGAGGGGATGAAGGAAAAGGTAGCTGAACCCTCTCTTCCGAGTCCGGTGCGGCTCGAGGCTGCCGACGGTCCGCTGGTCCCCGAGGAGGTCATTCCCCGGCACGCGCCCGCGGTAATTGAGAACACGGCCCCCGCGGCGCCCGTCGGGTCTGTGCCCGAAGGCGGCTCGGGCGGCGAGGGAAGAGGGGGAGCCGACGGCACCGCGGGAGCCTTCGGCGGGCCGAAGGGAGAGGGACCAGGGCTTGGGGGTCCAGTGGGTGGCCGCGAAGGGGGCGCGGCGGGCGCGGGAGGACCGGGAGGCGGCGGGGCCTTTGCCGTGATCCTCAGGCGGATCGAGGCGGCGAAGCAGTACCCGGAGCAGGCGCGCCGCTTCGGGCACCGGGGGACCGTGGCGGTCCGGTTCCGGATCGGCCCCGATGGTCGCGTGGCGGCCGCGGAGGTGGCTGTCTCCTCCGGGTC
The Candidatus Methylomirabilis sp. DNA segment above includes these coding regions:
- a CDS encoding TonB-dependent receptor, with product NVDRIEIVRGPQSTLYGSAAMGGVVNIITRTGTGVPTYRVRLEGGNHSTFRETFSSAGGGTEWDYAVAGSRLDSEGELDHDDYESTTLSGRIGLKPTPTTRLEFFSRFLDTDKNLPPVAGRSFDPDQNSKREFTQAGATFTHALTPAWDYKVILARVIEETRFTDPPSVFVTETDVDDLEFVTSFRPVRSLILTAGGQWKQEGADSGDLQATVTNKAGYLQAQLTLLDRLTLLGSARLDDHSRFGNHGTGQVSAVYQLAATGTAFRGGYGTAFRAPSLSDLFFPGFSNPDLQPERSRTWEVGTEQRLFGSLVTLSATYFHTRFTDLIVLDPFFIPQNIGSARSKGVEAAIEIRPVEGLSLKGSYTFMEPIDRTTRQPLLRRPKHLGSVAAIYQFGRRYSLAATALFVGERPDVQPGTFPVVTVLNSGYAKVDLAASAVLAEALGPLHSLRLTAKIENLLDKEYEDVLGFPAFGLTYLVGLEANF
- a CDS encoding energy transducer TonB; its protein translation is MILRRIEAAKQYPEQARRFGHRGTVAVRFRIGPDGRVAAAEVAVSSGSPLLDAASLETVRRAAPLPPLPGWLRVRISYGLADARP